From one Culex quinquefasciatus strain JHB chromosome 3, VPISU_Cqui_1.0_pri_paternal, whole genome shotgun sequence genomic stretch:
- the LOC6040153 gene encoding facilitated trehalose transporter Tret1, producing the protein MGKSVYTINADSPSVNGTAPAEVTKNGKADHDSDGEYREAGKFRTILPQILASTAKNFLLLDLGMAVAFPTIVIPALRGLKNRAPDEFLHFTPAQASWFGSVAYICQPIGSVLSGIILEPLGRKRSMILVNIPHIIGWLMLHFAGSLEEMYIAAILLGLGVGFMEAPIVTYVGEICQPSIRGILTSCAGVAVMLGFFMVYLLGTVTTWRITAAICVSIPLATMIAICFVPETPMWLLSKDRKEDARKSLQWLRGWVSPKAVEKEFQEMQRYSANAAKCTPCQKAQSVKCDHPPPTEWMKLQELMRKRNLRPFVLVMLLFLFGQLSGLTGMRPYLVQIFQAYGVPLDANWATVSTGLLGLMANIVCMMSIKFVGKRRLALFSLCFTSLSCISLAIYAFNVFPPGWTSFDVHEKVNTADGLNYIPMLLFFLLAFSTSVGVLPVPWILLSEVFPFKSRSMACGITAALNYAMTFVTTKTYFNLESSLSLPGVILFYGICGCIGVLFVYFFLPETEKRTLEDIEIYFSDNKRKLTDIHIRQYHRKAQKMAVINGKEKQGIENSAYSECEK; encoded by the exons ATGGG GAAGTCAGTTTACACAATCAACGCGGACAGCCCCAGTGTGAACGGGACGGCGCCGGCAGAGGTCACCAAGAATGGCAAAGCGGACCACGACAGCGACGGCGAGTACCGGGAAGCTGGCAAATTCCGCACCATCCTGCCGCAGATTCTGGCCAGCACGGCCAAAAACTTTCTCCTGCTCGATCTGGGAATGGCGGTGGCCTTCCCGACCATCGTCATTCCGGCACTGCGAGGCCTGAAGAACCGGGCCCCGGACGAGTTTCTGCACTTTACCCCGGCGCAGGCGTCGTGGTTTG GTAGTGTGGCGTACATTTGTCAGCCGATTGGGAGCGTCCTGTCCGGTATTATATTGGAGCCGCTAGGGCGGAAGCGGTCCATGATCCTCGTGAACATTCCACACATCATCGGTTGGTTGATGTTGCACTTTGCCGGTTCGCTGGAGGAGATGTACATTGCGGCGATACTGCTCGGGCTGGGTGTTGGATTTATGGAGGCGCCCATTGTGACGTATGTGGGGGAAATTTG CCAACCGTCGATCCGCGGCATCCTCACGTCCTGCGCCGGCGTCGCCGTCATGCTGGGCTTCTTTATGGTTTACCTGCTCGGGACGGTCACCACGTGGCGCATAACGGCCGCCATCTGCGTATCGATCCCGCTGGCCACCATGATTGCGATCTGCTTCGTTCCGGAAACGCCCATGTGGTTGCTGTCGAAGGACCGCAAGGAGGACGCCCGCAAATCGCTGCAGTGGCTCCGCGGGTGGGTTTCGCCCAAGGCCGTCGAGAAGGAGTTCCAGGAGATGCAACGGTACAGTGCGAACGCGGCCAAGTGTACGCCCTGCCAGAAGGCGCAAAGCGTCAAGTGTGACCATCCGCCGCCGACGGAGTGGATGAAGCTGCAGGAGCTGATGCGGAAGCGGAACCTGAGGCCGTTCGTGCTGGTGATGTTGCTGTTTTTGTTCGGGCAGCTGAGTGGATTGACCGGGATGCGGCCGTACTTGGTGCAGATCTTCCAGGCGTACGGAGTTCCGTTGGATGCGAACTGGGCAACGGTTTCGACGGGGCTGTTGGGACTGATGGCGAATATCGTCTGCATGATGAGTATTAAGTTTGTTGGAAAACGGAGGTTGGCATTGTTCTCGCTGTGCTTTACGTCGCTATCTTGCATTTCGCTGGCGATCTATGCTTTTAACGTGTTTCCTCCCGGATGGACTTCGTTTGATGTTCATGAGAAGGTTAATACCGCTGATGGTTTGAACTACATTCCGATGCTGTTGTTCTTCTTGCTGGCGTTTTCTACCAGTGTCGGAGTGCTTCCGGTGCCCTGGATATTGCTGAGTGAAGTGTTTCCTTTCAA GAGTCGCAGCATGGCCTGTGGAATTACGGCCGCCCTCAACTACGCCATGACGTTCGTCACGACGAAAACTTACTTCAACCTCGAGAGCTCTCTATCTCTGCCGGGTGTGATACTGTTTTACGGTATTTGCGGCTGCATAGGAGTGCTGTTCGTGTACTTCTTTCTGCCGGAAACCGAGAAGCGCACCCTGGAGGACATTGAAATTTACTTCTCCGATAACAAGCGCAAGCTGACGGACATCCACATCCGGCAGTACCACCGGAAGGCGCAAAAGATGGCGGTCATCAACGGCAAGGAAAAACAGGGAATTGAAAATTCCGCATACTCTGAGTGTGAAAAATGA
- the LOC6040152 gene encoding mediator of RNA polymerase II transcription subunit 29 — MMNPMGMHMQQPGVGPGGPVGMPGGPGGPVGVGVSPVMMQSPQMQQQQVQQQQQHQAQQQQQQQQQAQQPEKVDNIAKVKALVGPLRDALSTTIKTSAQLLQQNNLNDAGTKGGDLNAPTPKFDKHLEEFYSICDQIELNLKTAKLCMQQGASSQQYLPIPVAPTQPNPAETNALSYSQYLDVVKIQIGYAKDIHDTLICAAQNISPSE; from the exons ATGATGAACCCCATGGGAATGCACATGCAGCAGCCGGGCGTCGGCCCCGGCGGACCGGTTGGCATGCCCGGAGGACCCGGCGGTCCCGTCGGGGTCGGCGTTTCGCCGGTCATGATGCAGAGCCCCcagatgcagcagcagcaggttcaacaacaacagcaacatcaagcccaacaacaacaacagcagcagcaacaggccCAGCAACCCGAAAAGGTGGACAACATTGCCAAGGTTAAGGCCCTGGTTGGGCCACTGCGGGACGCACTGTCTACGACGATCAAAACCTCGGCCCAGCTGCTGCAGCAGAACAACTTGAACGACGCTGGGAC TAAGGGAGGTGACCTCAATGCTCCGACTCCCAAATTCGACAAACATCTTGAGGAGTTCTATTCGATTTGCGATCAAATTGAGCTGAATCTG AAAACGGCAAAACTCTGTATGCAGCAGGGTGCCTCCTCCCAGCAGTATCTGCCCATTCCGGTGGCCCCGACGCAGCCCAATCCGGCCGAAACGAACGCCCTCTCGTACAGCCAGTATCTGGACGTGGTCAAGATCCAGATTGGCTACGCCAAGGATATCCACGATACGCTCATCTGCGCGGCTCAAAACATTTCGCCCAGCGAATAG